The Rhizobium sp. WSM4643 genome contains the following window.
GAAACGGAGGCCGATGCTCATGCCGGCCGCAAGCACACCGACATAGACGACGGCGAGCTGCAGAACGCCGGCGGCAAGAACGCCCCAGGAGAGATACCACGCCGTCGCCAGCGGATCGGCGCCGGTATAAAGCGCATAAAACAGCGCCCCGATCATCACCACGTTGAGGAAGACCGGTGCGATGGCGGCGGCAAAGAAATGATGCAGCGAATTCAGCATGCCGCTCATCATTGCGGTCAGCGACATGCACATCAGATAGGGAAACATCACCGCCGCCATGCGGATGGTGATCGAGAACTTGTCGGGGTCGTCGGCAAAACCCGGCGCGATGACGAAGCGCACCAACAGCGGCATGGCAAGCTCCATCACGATGGTGATGAGGAGCAGCACCGAAAACAACACGCCGAAGACTTCTTCCGAAAAGCGCTTGGCGCCGTCCGTGCCGTTCGCCTCGATCTCCTTGGCAAAGAGCGGCACGAAGGCGGCGTTGAAGGCACCCTCGGCAAACAGCCGGCGGAACAGGTTCGGAAAGCGGAAGGCGGCGTAGAAGACGTCGGCCATCGGTCCGGTGCCGAGGGCGGCGGCCATCAGCGTTTCGCGGGCGAAGCCGAAGATGCGGCTCCCGAGGGTGGCGCCGCCGACGGTCGCGAATTTCTTGACGAGGCTCATGCGTTTGGGCTCATGCGTGTTGGCTCATACGGGGGAACCGGCTTTCTTGTCGGTGGAGGGCGATGTCCGGGCTGTGGCGGCGGGCGCGATGATGCCGGAGGGCATGCGCTCGCGCAACTCGTCCTCCTCCTCGGCCATGACGGCCTTCATCCGGGCGGTGATGTTGGCGCGCTTGCTGTCGCCGGATATTTTCTGGCCGACCAGATCGGTGACGTAGAAGGTGTCGATCACCTTCTCGCCGAAAGTGGTGATGCGGGCCGACTGGATGTCGAGCGACAGATCGGACAGCACGGCGGTGATCTCCGACAGCAGTCCCGGCCGGTCGAGGCATTCGACTTCGATGACGGTGAACTTGTTCGACAGGCTGTTGGTGATGTTGACCGACGGCGGAATGACGAAAGCCTTGCTTTTCTTGCGGTTGCGCGCGCGCGTGGCGATGACCTCGGGCAGCCGCTTGCGGCCGGACAGCACGTCCTCGATCATCCGTCCGATCGTCGCCGCACGCCGCAGCTCGTCGGCATCGTCGGTAAATTCGCGGCTGACATGGATGGTGTCGAGCGCCCGCCCGTCCGATGTGGTGAAGATCTGGGCGTCGACGATGTTGGCGCCGGCCGCGGCACAAGCGCCAGCAATGACGGCGAGCAGCCGCGGATGGTCGGGCGACAGCACGGTGATCTCGGTGATCGCGTGGAAACTGTCGGTGCGCACCGTGGTCGCGAGCGCTTGGCCCGCCTTATCGGCTTGGCGGATGAAGTGGGCGTGGCGGATCTGGTCTTCCAGCGGCACCGAGAGCAGATAGGGCTGGTAGTGCAGCTTGGTATAGGTATTGCGGTCCTTCTGGCTCCAGTCGGCGAGCGCTGAACGCAGCGCCTCGGCGGCGGCATTGGCCCGCTCCTTGCGGGAGACCTCTGAAAAGCCGCCGGCGAGCAGCAGCTCGGTTTCATAATAGAGCGTGCGCAGCAGCTGGCCCTTCCAGCCGTTCCACACACCCGGACCGACGGCGCGGATATCGCAGATCGTCAGGATCAGGAGCATCTTCAGCCGGTCGAGCGACTGCACGCGGTCGGCGAAATCGGTGATCGTCTTGCGGTCGGTGAGGTCGCGGGTCTGTGCCACCATCGACATGGTCAGATGTTCCTCGATCAGCCAGACGACGATCTCGGTCTGCTTCTGCGACAGGCCGAAGCGGGCGCAGAGCTTGCGGGCGACGCGGGCGCCGGCGATCGAATGATCCTCCTGCCGGCCCTTGGCGATGTCGTGGAGGAGAACGGCGACATACAACGCCTCGCGATCCTCTATGCCGGGCATCAGCTTGTTGGCGAGCGGATGCAGATCCTCGGCGCGTCCCTTGTCGATCTCGGAGAGAATGTCGACGGTGCGGATCAGATGTTCGTCGACCGTATAGTGATGATACATGTTGAACTGCATCATCGCGACGATTTTGCCGAATTCCGGGATAAAACGGCCGAGCACGCCGGCCTCGTTCATCCGTCGCAGGATGAGCGCCGGATCACGCTTCGACGTCAGGATCGACATGAACAGGCGGTTCGCCTCATCATTTTCCCGCAGGCTGGTGTCGATCAAGGCGAGTGAACGGGTGACGCGTTTCAGCGCGTCCGGATGGAATTCCAGCCCGTTGATGTCGGCGACATGGAAGAGCCGGATGATGTTGACCGGATCGCGCTTGAAGACCTCGGGGTCGGCGAGCGCGATACGGCCGCGGTCTTCGACGAATTCGACGCTGCCGGCGATCTTGCGATTGCGATGGGTGAAGCGGCTGATGACGCCGGTAAGGCCCGGGATCGCCTTCGCCTGCTGGTCTTCAAGCGCAGCGCAAAGGATGCGCGTGAGATCGCCGACATCCTTGGCGACAAGGAAATAGTGTTTCATGAAGCGCTCGACGGCCGAAAGGCCCGGGCGCGTATGATAGCCGAAGGCTTCGGCGATCTCGCGCTGGATGTCGAAGGACAGACGCTCCTCGGCCTTGCCGGTCAGAAAGTGCATATGGCAGCGCACCGCCCAGAGAAAATCGTCGGCTTTCTCAAGCAGACGGTATTCGTGCTTGGACAGCACGCCGAGTTTGACCAGCTCCGCCTGGTCGCGCACGTGATAATAATATTTCGAGATCCAGAACAGCGTGTGCAGGTCGCGAAGCCCGCCTTTGCCTTCCTTGACGTTCGGTTCGACGAGATAACGCGTGTCGCCCGCTTTGCGGTGGCGTTCGTCGCGCTCGGCAAGCTTGGCGGCGATGAATTCGGGACCGGTGCCGGTGACGATTTCCTTGTCGAAGCGGGTCTCGAGCTCGGTTCCCAGCCGCTGCAGGCCGCAGATGCAGCGCATCTCCAGGATGGCGGTGCGGATCGTCATGTCGGACTTGGAAAGCGCGATGCACTCCTCCACCGTGCGGGTGGCATGGCCGACCTTGAAGCCCATGTCCCAAAGCACGTAGAGCATGAATTCGACCGCCTTGTGCGTCTCTTCCGCCGGCCTCGGCAAGAAGAGAAAGAGCAGGTCGATATCCGAGCCGGGCGCCAGCGTGTCGCGGCCGTAGCCACCGACGGCGGTCACCGCGAACTTATTTTTCTGATGCGGAAAGATATGGGCGGTGGCGAAATTGTAGAGGACGGTGATGATCTGGTCCTGCAGCCAGGAAATCCGGTAGGCGCAATTCAGCCCGCCGCCGTCGGCCATGAGTGCCTCGCGCGCCTTCTGCCGGCCCTCCGTGCTCGCCTTCTTCAGCACCGCCAGAAGATCGGCGCGCAGGATGTCGGGTCGGTTGCGGTTGGCCTCGGCAACGGCGTCACACTGCTTCTGCAAGAGCTCGATGTCGAGGATGTTGGAGAAATCGAGGTCGCGCATCGCTGTCGCCGGGGCGGTTTCCTGTTCATGCCGGACTGCCGGTTCACGGCCTGCCGCTTGTTTCGTCTGCATGCGCTATAGCCCCTTTGCCCGGCGATTGACACGGGCTTTGATAGTGCAAGAACCTTTAAATTTGGCGAAATGGTGTTGGTTCGCGTCAAGAGGCGAGGTCGCTTTGACGCAAGGCGCCGGTTTTCCTCAGCCGGCAGCCCGCGCATTCAGCAGATGCAGCACCTGCCGTGTCTCGCGCATGATCTCCTCAAGCGCCTGCCTGTCGCATTCGCGATAGCCGGCCTTGGCGATCGACGTTCCGAGCTCCGAGATTACAGCGCAGCAGCGGGTGATTTTCAGCATGCCGATCGGCGACGTCCAGCCGCGCGCGTTGCGGTCCTTATCGGCGCGCCGCATCGTGTCGAGCATGGAGCAGATCAGCGAGAGGCGCTCGGTTTCGCGAACCAGTTTTTCCATGAACATGGCGCGCTCCTATTTCAGCTTCTTCTTGAGATCGTAAAGCGCATCCATTGCCTCGCGCGGCGTCATGTCGTCAAGGCTCATCGTCTTCAACGCCTCCTCTACCTTGGAGGCCCCACGGGCCGTTTCCTCGCGGCGCACCGCCACCTGGAAAAGCGGCAGGTCGTCGATCAGTTGGCTCGCCGGGTTCTTGCGGTCGGCATCTTCCAGACGGGTCAGCACGTCGCGGGCCCGCGCCACGACGGAGGCCGGAAGCCCGGCAAGCCGCGCGACCTGGATGCCGTAGGAGCGGTCCGCCGCACCCGGCCCGACCTCGTGCAGGAAGATGACGTCGCCGTCCCATTCCTTGACGCGCATCGTCGCGTTCGATAGCCGGCCAAGCTTTTCCGAAAGCACGGTCAGCTCATGGAAATGCGTGGCGAACAGCCCGCGGCAGCGGTTGGCCTCATGCAGGTGCTCAACGGCGGCCCAGGCGATCGACAGACCGTCGAACGTGGCGGTGCCGCGGCCGATCTCGTCGAGGATGACGAGGGAACGATCACTCGCCTGGTTGAGGATCGCCGCCGTTTCCACCATCTCGACCATGAAGGTCGAGCGCCCGCGCGCCAGATCGTCGGAGGCGCCGACGCGCGAGAAAAGCCGGTCGACGATGCCGATATGGGCCGATGTCGCCGGCACGAAGGAGCCCATCTGCGCCAGGATTGATATCAGCGCGTTCTGGCGCAGGAAGGTCGACTTGCCGCCCATATTAGGGCCGGTCAGCAGCCAGATCGCCCCGTCCCGGTCGCCGGTCTTGGGCGAGAGATCGCAATGATTGGCGACGA
Protein-coding sequences here:
- a CDS encoding [protein-PII] uridylyltransferase is translated as MQTKQAAGREPAVRHEQETAPATAMRDLDFSNILDIELLQKQCDAVAEANRNRPDILRADLLAVLKKASTEGRQKAREALMADGGGLNCAYRISWLQDQIITVLYNFATAHIFPHQKNKFAVTAVGGYGRDTLAPGSDIDLLFLFLPRPAEETHKAVEFMLYVLWDMGFKVGHATRTVEECIALSKSDMTIRTAILEMRCICGLQRLGTELETRFDKEIVTGTGPEFIAAKLAERDERHRKAGDTRYLVEPNVKEGKGGLRDLHTLFWISKYYYHVRDQAELVKLGVLSKHEYRLLEKADDFLWAVRCHMHFLTGKAEERLSFDIQREIAEAFGYHTRPGLSAVERFMKHYFLVAKDVGDLTRILCAALEDQQAKAIPGLTGVISRFTHRNRKIAGSVEFVEDRGRIALADPEVFKRDPVNIIRLFHVADINGLEFHPDALKRVTRSLALIDTSLRENDEANRLFMSILTSKRDPALILRRMNEAGVLGRFIPEFGKIVAMMQFNMYHHYTVDEHLIRTVDILSEIDKGRAEDLHPLANKLMPGIEDREALYVAVLLHDIAKGRQEDHSIAGARVARKLCARFGLSQKQTEIVVWLIEEHLTMSMVAQTRDLTDRKTITDFADRVQSLDRLKMLLILTICDIRAVGPGVWNGWKGQLLRTLYYETELLLAGGFSEVSRKERANAAAEALRSALADWSQKDRNTYTKLHYQPYLLSVPLEDQIRHAHFIRQADKAGQALATTVRTDSFHAITEITVLSPDHPRLLAVIAGACAAAGANIVDAQIFTTSDGRALDTIHVSREFTDDADELRRAATIGRMIEDVLSGRKRLPEVIATRARNRKKSKAFVIPPSVNITNSLSNKFTVIEVECLDRPGLLSEITAVLSDLSLDIQSARITTFGEKVIDTFYVTDLVGQKISGDSKRANITARMKAVMAEEEDELRERMPSGIIAPAATARTSPSTDKKAGSPV